A single genomic interval of Lucilia cuprina isolate Lc7/37 chromosome 2, ASM2204524v1, whole genome shotgun sequence harbors:
- the LOC111677480 gene encoding UDP-glucosyltransferase 2, giving the protein MQTLKCLQYLLTLSIFCCCNGYNILFMGPFPAPSHWMWLEHFQKDLLKRGHHITSVNNHPTKTPHPNLTEIIIEPKFDIPKHFPKENIFKMRFASDFQNLQMWWHVGLLTSEFALNNTKVKSLIASHDKQFDLVILEQFFHESFLMFAHKFKCPIVTIGTMGYADNMDHAMGLITPWSVIPHLVLSHTDRMTFSERMYNSYLSLYDAVMRRWYYMPKMQEMAEKYFGPHIKGPLPYVRDLEKNISLMLINSHKSMDLPRPSMPGLINVGGAHIKPAKPLPANIKNFIDNSTHGVVYFSLGSYMKSTDMPEDKIALILQAFGRLKQNVLWKYENESMGHLPTNVMIQKWLPQNDILAQPNVKVFITHGGIFGGQEGLYWAKPMLCIPLYGDQHRNTIKSVRAGYARSLTFSELNAQDLQNNIEILINQPQYKQKALEMSQKFRDNPLHPLDEASYWIEYIARYKGADFLKSYGAFIPLYQYLLLDVLLCVVVGLFLVIWLPLYLINILTKLLFKKSSKEDNAVQHKKQM; this is encoded by the exons ATGCAGACATTAAAATGTCTTCAATATCTTTTAACCTTAAGtattttctgttgttgtaaTGGTTATAACATATTGTTCATGGGACCATTTCCAGCACCTAGTCATTGGATGTGGTtggaacattttcaaaaagattTACTCAAAAGAGGACATCATATAACGAGCGTAAACAATCATCCCACTAAAACACCACATCCCAATTTAACAGAAATTATAATAGAACCAAAATTCGATATACCCAAACACT ttcccaaagaaaacattttcaaaatgcgTTTTGCTAGCGATTTTCAAAATCTACAAATGTGGTGGCATGTTGGACTATTAACCTCTGAATTTGCTCTGAATAATACCAAAGTCAAGTCATTGATTGCTAGTCATGATAAGCAATTTGATTTAGTTATTTTAGAGCAATTTTTTCATGAAAGTTTTCTAATGTTtgcacataaatttaaatgtccCATTGTTACGATTGGCACAATGGGTTATGCTGATAATATGGATCATGCTATGGGTTTAATAACGCCCTGGTCAGTGATACCACATTTGGTCTTATCGCATACTGATCGCATGACGTTCAGCGAGAGAATGTACAACTCATACTTGTCATTGTATGATGCCGTTATGAGAAGATGGTATTATATGCCGAAAATGCAAGAAATGgcagaaaaatattttggtcCCCATATTAAGG GACCTTTGCCTTATGTGCGAGATTTAGAGAAAAATATCTCCCTGATGCTAATTAACAGTCATAAAAGTATGGATTTACCCAGACCCAGTATGCCGGGATTGATAAATGTCGGAGGAGCTCATATAAAACCAGCTAAACCATTGCCAGCTAATATAAAG AACTTTATCGACAATTCTACCCATGGTGTTGTCTACTTTTCCTTGGGTTCCTATATGAAAAGCACCGATATGCCTGAAgataaaattgctttaattttacAAGCATTTGGTAGACTGAAACAAAATGTTCTATGGAAATATGAAAACGAAAGTATGGGTCATTTACCTACCAATGTAATGATACAAAAATGGTTGCCACAAAATGACATATTGGCTCAACCTAATGTCAAAGTATTTATTACACATGGTGGCATTTTTGGTGGACAAGAAGGCCTTTACTGGGCCAAGCCCATGCTTTGTATACCACTATATGGTGATCAACATCGTAACACTATCAAGTCAGTTAGAGCAGGTTATGCACGTTCTCTAACATTTTCCGAACTAAATGCTCAAGATCTACAGAATAACATTGAAATACTTATAAATCAGCCACAGTATAAGCAGAAAGCCTTGGAAATGTCTCAAAAGTTCCGTGATAATCCTCTACATCCTCTAGATGAAGCCTCCTATTGGATTGAGTACATTGCCCGTTATAAAGGAGCAGACTTCTTAAAATCATATGGAGCTTTTATTCCTCTATACCAATATTTACTATTAGATGTTTTATTATGTGTAGTTGTAGGTCTATTTTTAGTCATTTGGTTacctttgtatttaattaatattttaacaaaattattatttaaaaaatcttctaaAGAAGATAATGCCGTGCAGCATAAGAAACAAATGTAA